In Candidatus Poribacteria bacterium, one DNA window encodes the following:
- a CDS encoding DUF3179 domain-containing protein — translation MKNYTLILILLLATISCASAEDQADYSDDKIRTLLPFDAIPAITEPQFVSAGAAKLDPDAPVIGVTFNDESHAYSLYLLNGHEIVNDVVGGLNIATTWUPLCKTAIVYSRDLDGKTYTFGVSGKLWRDALLMYDHQTRSLWSHITGEAIQGPLTGKRLKMLASMPQIAWKTWQLNYPKTQVLSVPTGGGMRESRSQDAYADYHASRRAGVSGMEYTDNRLPNKSLVIGVQLQTKDGAPGRDGADGQDGADGGRGGDGGDGGAGGRGGDGGDGGDGGQDGTAGQDGAPGRSGNFDPYNTQFRAYPLTHFAETTVINDMVGEVPLLIFHDKVSFATAVFKRNVAKDVRNFRSQDGHFVEDNTGTRWNLVTGEATSGKDKGKRLERVPAVNIYWFAWARYYPQTTIYRQ, via the coding sequence ATGAAAAACTACACACTCATTCTTATACTCCTACTTGCCACCATCTCCTGCGCAAGTGCCGAAGATCAGGCAGATTACAGCGACGACAAAATCCGTACTCTACTGCCCTTTGATGCGATTCCCGCGATTACTGAACCCCAATTCGTTTCTGCTGGTGCCGCAAAATTAGACCCGGATGCCCCCGTCATCGGCGTAACCTTCAACGACGAAAGCCACGCTTACTCGCTCTATCTGCTCAACGGACACGAAATTGTCAACGATGTTGTGGGCGGATTGAACATCGCCACGACGTGGTGACCGCTCTGCAAAACGGCTATCGTGTATAGTCGCGATCTTGACGGTAAGACGTATACCTTCGGTGTGAGTGGTAAATTGTGGCGGGACGCGCTATTGATGTACGACCATCAGACCCGTTCCCTCTGGTCGCATATCACTGGGGAAGCGATACAAGGGCCCCTTACCGGTAAGCGGTTGAAGATGCTCGCCTCCATGCCGCAGATTGCATGGAAAACATGGCAGCTAAACTATCCGAAGACCCAGGTGTTGTCTGTACCTACGGGAGGTGGCATGCGCGAGAGCAGAAGCCAAGATGCCTACGCAGACTACCATGCCAGCCGACGTGCCGGTGTCAGCGGCATGGAATATACCGATAATAGGTTACCCAATAAATCCCTCGTGATCGGTGTTCAACTGCAGACTAAAGATGGTGCTCCTGGGCGTGATGGTGCTGATGGACAGGACGGTGCCGACGGCGGACGTGGTGGAGATGGTGGAGACGGAGGTGCCGGTGGACGCGGTGGAGATGGTGGGGACGGTGGAGATGGTGGACAGGACGGCACTGCTGGACAAGATGGTGCTCCTGGACGGAGTGGTAATTTCGATCCCTATAACACACAGTTTCGCGCGTACCCGTTGACACACTTTGCCGAAACTACCGTAATCAACGATATGGTTGGCGAGGTGCCATTGCTAATTTTCCACGATAAGGTATCGTTCGCAACGGCTGTTTTTAAGCGGAATGTCGCGAAAGATGTGCGAAACTTTCGTTCTCAAGATGGGCATTTTGTAGAGGATAACACCGGAACACGCTGGAATCTGGTCACAGGTGAGGCAACATCAGGTAAAGATAAGGGAAAACGTTTAGAACGCGTTCCCGCCGTTAATATCTACTGGTTCGCGTGGGCACGGTATTATCCGCAAACAACAATTTACCGTCAGTAG
- a CDS encoding SDR family NAD(P)-dependent oxidoreductase, which yields MRLKGQVCIITGGGSGIGRGAALTMAEEGATVVIIGRTESKLTSVKAEVETAGGTATTYALDVADYDAVAQMAADVLDKHGRIDVLVNNAGHSSHNRRLLNTTPEEARSVIDSNLIGTFFCTQAVVPAMLKAKSGTIINISSLAAVTPGPFSGFAYGAAKAGVINFTEFLNSDLRNTGIRASVIIPGEVATPILDNRPIPPDADARATMVGVDETSAAILLIATLPQRSNIPELVIRPTMHRNMTGEVVELDD from the coding sequence ATGCGTTTAAAAGGACAAGTCTGTATCATTACGGGTGGCGGCAGTGGTATCGGTCGCGGTGCCGCGCTCACAATGGCAGAAGAAGGGGCAACGGTTGTTATTATCGGCAGAACTGAATCAAAATTGACCTCTGTTAAAGCCGAAGTTGAAACAGCAGGTGGCACAGCGACGACTTACGCGCTCGATGTGGCGGACTATGATGCTGTTGCGCAGATGGCTGCCGATGTGCTTGATAAACATGGGCGAATTGATGTGCTGGTGAACAATGCTGGACACAGCTCACACAATCGGCGGCTCCTGAACACGACACCTGAAGAGGCGCGATCGGTGATTGATTCTAATCTGATCGGCACCTTTTTCTGTACACAAGCAGTTGTACCGGCGATGTTAAAGGCGAAATCGGGAACGATTATTAATATCTCGTCGCTTGCGGCGGTCACACCGGGTCCCTTTAGCGGTTTCGCTTACGGCGCGGCGAAGGCGGGTGTTATCAACTTCACCGAATTTCTTAATTCGGATTTGAGGAACACAGGTATCCGAGCAAGTGTCATCATCCCCGGTGAAGTGGCAACACCGATTCTGGACAATCGCCCAATCCCGCCAGATGCGGATGCGCGCGCGACGATGGTAGGTGTAGACGAAACCTCAGCGGCGATTCTACTCATCGCGACGCTGCCGCAGCGGAGCAACATCCCCGAATTAGTCATCCGTCCGACGATGCATCGGAATATGACAGGCGAAGTCGTCGAATTGGACGATTAA
- a CDS encoding phytanoyl-CoA dioxygenase family protein yields the protein MYTIHSTLTEEEKWYFDLHGFLVLRNIIPKDEITEMLDLLQHWLTIDEADIPPPLDRGRQEPCKTHIGHIQYGHHLFQDLAMNPEVMRVVAGLTMNAPRLFHCNFTMMTKHDAPQHFHRDDSGFRFPPGFRNPHNDYQAAAGHIYCSHIATWVALVDVPPGTGFCLVPGSHKSLFQTPENLPVQHDPPTSITLPMTAGDVVIFSTNLLHDASPWTEDYPRMNIFQRYQLSAYFNETGKGGYPLDEHRDKISDAQYELESLSKEVKAAVKPILPNGG from the coding sequence ATGTATACCATCCATTCTACTTTGACGGAAGAAGAAAAGTGGTATTTTGACTTACATGGGTTTCTCGTTTTAAGAAATATTATCCCGAAGGACGAGATTACGGAGATGCTGGATCTCCTTCAGCACTGGCTAACAATTGATGAAGCCGACATTCCACCACCGCTTGACCGTGGACGGCAAGAACCTTGTAAAACACACATCGGACATATCCAATATGGACACCATCTCTTTCAAGACCTTGCGATGAATCCAGAGGTTATGCGGGTTGTTGCGGGGTTAACAATGAACGCCCCGCGCCTGTTCCACTGTAATTTCACGATGATGACGAAGCATGATGCGCCACAACATTTTCACCGTGATGATAGTGGGTTTAGATTTCCACCGGGGTTCCGCAATCCGCACAACGATTATCAAGCCGCTGCTGGACATATCTATTGTAGCCACATTGCGACGTGGGTGGCTTTGGTAGACGTTCCGCCCGGCACAGGTTTTTGCCTCGTTCCCGGCAGTCATAAATCGCTGTTTCAGACACCAGAGAATTTGCCCGTGCAGCACGATCCGCCCACCTCAATTACGCTTCCGATGACAGCTGGTGACGTGGTGATCTTTTCAACAAATCTACTCCACGATGCAAGCCCATGGACAGAGGATTATCCGCGGATGAACATCTTTCAACGCTACCAATTGAGTGCCTATTTCAATGAGACTGGGAAGGGTGGTTACCCACTTGACGAGCATCGCGATAAAATCTCGGATGCACAATATGAACTGGAATCGCTATCAAAAGAGGTGAAAGCGGCAGTGAAGCCTATTTTACCGAATGGAGGATAA
- a CDS encoding aldolase/citrate lyase family protein, whose protein sequence is MSLKQRIHNKEPIKIAGGVPFGCTRDEMETVLSGDDYDLIGTDHQHAAANEDKLVEFCKMANEFSIGVQLRIKHTRNAYLIGNLLDLGPLAIVVPQVEKIETVDEAIDAFYYPQQGKRSWGPSSGYGIDRGMDRLEYAEWWNNNGILIIQIESVDAVINVHKLAKPGVDMVTFGENDLNFSIESYPSAPFKNLQECIAHVEVQLADTHVKVGAGRSPSGSL, encoded by the coding sequence GTGTCCTTAAAACAACGCATTCACAATAAAGAGCCGATTAAGATCGCCGGTGGTGTCCCGTTCGGCTGCACCCGCGACGAGATGGAAACCGTCCTAAGCGGAGATGACTACGATTTAATCGGGACTGATCACCAGCATGCAGCCGCGAACGAAGACAAACTCGTTGAATTCTGTAAGATGGCAAACGAATTCAGTATCGGTGTACAACTCCGTATCAAACACACCCGAAACGCTTACTTGATAGGCAACCTGTTAGATTTAGGTCCGCTTGCTATTGTCGTGCCACAGGTTGAGAAAATTGAAACCGTGGATGAGGCGATTGATGCCTTCTATTATCCTCAGCAGGGAAAACGGAGTTGGGGTCCCAGTAGTGGGTACGGCATCGACCGCGGCATGGATCGCCTTGAATATGCCGAGTGGTGGAACAACAACGGTATCCTTATCATACAGATTGAATCCGTTGATGCCGTGATTAACGTCCACAAATTGGCAAAACCGGGCGTGGATATGGTAACCTTCGGCGAAAACGACCTCAATTTCAGCATAGAATCATATCCGAGTGCTCCGTTTAAGAACCTCCAAGAGTGTATTGCCCATGTAGAAGTCCAGTTGGCAGATACACACGTCAAAGTAGGTGCCGGACGCTCGCCATCGGGTTCACTGTAA
- a CDS encoding Gfo/Idh/MocA family oxidoreductase, whose product MSKRIKIGIIGCGMISGSHVNGYLAHPQHAEIVAVCDTVEANVKRRHAEVLSGAAARAETAKADAEKADTAEAREQLKANAALWAEYADNGVKIFSDYNEMIKACDLDAVSLATPPFVHEGPTVAAAQAGKHVFCEKPMARTATEARNMRDACDAAGVKLAYQSGGTCLDPTSYAIRDYITSGQLGDVYYGRLTSYRVRGRPNVDMFGFGKWFLNSAYSGGGTVYDTGVYDINRSIYLLGSPQPATISGIAYRGMLPEYTGEEINDVEEHVSIFVRFTNGMSFTYEHGWAGNLAEHPQGIFIFGSKGSFSGNKLFLEKGKWDTDDQGNRRRYQSDLVETPLELPEKSFPDKFRDFLNACNSDAQPVSNADVGLKVTEIMSGSLLSAKLGREISVEELYEIEALRTEPTPGWPIP is encoded by the coding sequence ATGTCAAAACGGATTAAAATCGGAATTATCGGGTGTGGTATGATATCCGGCTCACACGTCAACGGATACCTCGCGCATCCGCAGCACGCTGAAATCGTTGCTGTCTGCGATACAGTGGAAGCGAACGTAAAGCGGCGACACGCGGAAGTCTTGTCGGGCGCAGCGGCACGCGCCGAAACCGCAAAAGCCGACGCAGAAAAGGCGGATACCGCAGAGGCACGCGAACAACTGAAAGCCAATGCTGCGCTCTGGGCAGAATATGCCGACAACGGAGTCAAAATCTTCAGCGACTACAATGAGATGATCAAGGCATGCGATTTAGATGCCGTCAGTCTTGCGACACCCCCGTTTGTCCATGAAGGTCCCACCGTTGCAGCTGCACAGGCTGGAAAACATGTTTTCTGCGAAAAGCCTATGGCGCGGACAGCAACAGAGGCGAGAAATATGCGTGATGCCTGCGACGCGGCCGGCGTTAAACTCGCGTACCAGAGTGGTGGCACATGCCTTGATCCAACGAGTTACGCCATCCGGGACTACATCACCTCTGGGCAACTTGGCGATGTCTACTACGGTAGACTCACCAGTTATCGCGTCCGCGGCAGACCTAATGTCGATATGTTTGGTTTCGGCAAATGGTTCCTTAATTCCGCCTATAGTGGTGGTGGCACAGTATACGATACAGGGGTCTACGACATCAACCGTTCTATCTATCTGCTTGGTTCTCCACAACCTGCCACAATCAGTGGTATCGCCTACCGTGGAATGCTCCCTGAGTACACAGGTGAGGAGATTAACGACGTTGAGGAACACGTGTCTATCTTTGTCCGGTTCACCAATGGCATGTCCTTTACTTATGAACACGGTTGGGCAGGTAATTTGGCGGAACACCCGCAAGGCATTTTCATTTTCGGTTCCAAAGGTTCGTTCAGCGGCAATAAACTCTTCCTTGAAAAGGGGAAGTGGGATACCGACGATCAAGGCAACCGTAGGCGTTATCAAAGCGATCTCGTCGAAACGCCATTGGAACTGCCAGAGAAGTCTTTCCCTGATAAGTTCCGCGATTTTCTCAACGCCTGTAACAGCGACGCGCAGCCCGTCAGCAATGCTGATGTCGGTTTGAAGGTTACAGAGATTATGAGCGGTTCGCTCTTATCAGCGAAACTCGGACGCGAAATCAGTGTAGAAGAACTTTATGAGATAGAAGCACTCCGCACCGAGCCGACACCGGGTTGGCCGATTCCATAA
- a CDS encoding xanthine dehydrogenase family protein subunit M → MKSFEFHEPTTLAEASRLFAEEHAQLLAGGTDLVIGMKALTETPESVISLQKIPGLAGITTEADNSISIGATTKVREVELSGDIQQHHTALAEGASEIGSIQIRNLATIGGNIAHASPAADTVAGLLVADAQVDIASADSERSVPIDELFTGPGQTVLTPGEIITRFRLPSPASGSHYIKHKIREVMDLAFIGVAAAVNLDNGTIIDARIGLAAVAPTPIRAVEAENLLNGNAPTAELLEQAGEAAAAGCSPISDLRCSAEHRREMVDVLTRRTLQYALERASA, encoded by the coding sequence TTGAAAAGTTTTGAGTTTCATGAACCTACTACCCTCGCGGAGGCATCTCGCCTGTTCGCGGAGGAACACGCGCAGCTTCTCGCAGGCGGGACAGACCTCGTTATCGGTATGAAGGCACTTACTGAAACACCGGAGTCTGTGATTAGCCTACAGAAAATTCCAGGACTGGCGGGTATCACCACGGAAGCCGATAATAGTATTAGCATCGGTGCGACGACAAAAGTGCGCGAAGTTGAGTTGTCTGGAGACATTCAGCAACACCATACCGCGTTGGCGGAAGGGGCATCGGAAATCGGCTCTATCCAAATCCGAAATCTCGCAACTATTGGTGGTAATATCGCACATGCTTCGCCAGCGGCAGATACGGTTGCAGGGTTGCTTGTCGCCGATGCACAGGTTGACATCGCAAGTGCCGATAGTGAACGGAGCGTGCCAATTGATGAGCTCTTCACGGGACCCGGGCAGACGGTTCTAACACCCGGTGAGATTATCACACGTTTCCGGCTCCCGAGTCCTGCGTCTGGTTCGCACTACATCAAGCACAAGATCCGTGAAGTAATGGATTTGGCGTTTATCGGTGTTGCTGCTGCTGTCAATTTGGACAACGGAACGATTATAGATGCCCGGATCGGACTCGCCGCAGTCGCACCGACACCGATTCGCGCGGTGGAAGCAGAGAACCTCCTAAATGGGAACGCACCTACGGCAGAACTTTTGGAACAAGCCGGTGAAGCAGCGGCAGCCGGATGCAGCCCGATATCCGATTTACGATGCTCCGCTGAACATCGCAGAGAGATGGTCGATGTCCTTACAAGAAGAACCCTCCAATACGCTTTGGAGAGAGCAAGCGCGTAG
- a CDS encoding (2Fe-2S)-binding protein, producing the protein MAKLPVNLTVNGDEHDLLIEPRKTLLAVLRDTVGLTGTKEGCSTGDCGACTVIVDGKAVTSCMVLGVTASGKEITTIEGLASDGELHPVQQAFIETGGYQCGFCTPGFIMASKALIDENPDRTEEEFRHALGGNICRCTGYTKILEAVLKAAEEIRTTA; encoded by the coding sequence ATGGCAAAACTCCCTGTCAATTTAACAGTCAACGGAGACGAACACGATTTACTCATTGAACCCCGAAAAACCTTACTCGCCGTGCTTCGCGATACGGTCGGTTTGACAGGCACCAAAGAGGGATGCAGCACTGGGGACTGCGGTGCATGCACCGTCATCGTTGATGGCAAAGCCGTCACGTCCTGCATGGTACTCGGTGTCACAGCCTCTGGAAAAGAGATTACCACAATCGAAGGCTTAGCCAGTGACGGTGAACTTCATCCTGTCCAACAGGCGTTTATTGAAACAGGTGGCTATCAGTGTGGTTTCTGTACCCCCGGTTTTATCATGGCATCAAAGGCACTCATAGACGAAAATCCCGATAGGACCGAAGAAGAATTCAGACATGCGCTCGGCGGGAATATCTGCCGCTGTACCGGATACACAAAAATTCTTGAAGCAGTTCTGAAAGCCGCGGAAGAGATCCGCACAACCGCATAA
- a CDS encoding xanthine dehydrogenase family protein molybdopterin-binding subunit, with product MSEYTVVGQTVARVDAVEKVTGAAQYGADVHPPGMLYGKIVRSQHAHANIRSIDTSEAEKLPGVRAIITQDDVPSGRRVFATDKVLYLGEPLAAVAATDPDIAEEAAELIKIDYEVLPVVQDVMEAIKPSAPRLQGDDTKDGPSRRQISGQIRTLSRDKENDHSDEISKLEAELENYPDEVYYNISAESHTEAGDVEKGFAESDIVVEDTYVIPRVHQTYMEPHVSVASADSSGKVTVWASTQGPFAIRSGIAGTLGIPLTQINVIGTTMGGGFGGRFGVIITHVPAVLLSQKTGRPVRVQMTREEEFTDGRPAPGCVIKLKTGATNDGRILAREALAFWDSGSVSGASIGSTIRVRGVYKIPNLKVDAYGVHTNKSGTAAYRAPGAPQAIFAGESQLDEIAERIGMDPVKFRLMNMREEGDEVPAGGSEPKVGYKETLEAVADAAGWWDREADENQGWGVAVGDWTNGCGPGGVYVSVHEDGSVRIFHGSMDITGTDTAISQIIAEILTVPYESVTIRRGDTDSAPYSTGSGGSVVTFTMGNTAKLAAEDAHRRILELASERLNTNVENLELKDGAVHVISAEPPKSISLGELAAYSLSTTGGPIVGKGSFARQASTPALAAQIAKVEVDPGTGRTRVLKLVASQDVGFAINPMAVEGQIEGGTVQGYAWAMMEEMQYGEEGNINPGFVDYRVPTSADLPTVESVIVEVPAPNGPYGAKGVGEPPITPTLATMANAVKDAIGIRITELPIKPERVVDALKSNGHGA from the coding sequence ATGTCAGAATATACTGTTGTCGGACAAACGGTCGCACGGGTTGATGCCGTCGAAAAAGTGACCGGTGCCGCCCAATACGGTGCAGATGTCCATCCCCCGGGCATGCTCTACGGCAAAATTGTCCGTAGTCAACACGCGCATGCCAATATACGCAGCATTGATACCAGCGAAGCCGAAAAACTGCCGGGTGTCAGGGCAATCATCACACAAGATGATGTGCCAAGTGGGCGTAGAGTTTTTGCAACCGATAAAGTGCTTTACTTAGGTGAACCGCTCGCTGCTGTTGCCGCAACCGATCCTGATATTGCTGAAGAAGCCGCTGAACTCATTAAGATTGATTACGAAGTACTACCGGTTGTGCAAGACGTTATGGAAGCCATCAAACCTTCAGCACCGCGCTTGCAGGGTGATGACACAAAAGATGGTCCCAGTCGGCGACAAATCAGTGGACAAATCCGAACATTGTCTCGTGATAAAGAGAACGACCACAGCGACGAAATCAGCAAACTTGAAGCAGAATTAGAGAACTATCCAGACGAAGTTTATTATAACATTTCCGCTGAAAGCCATACCGAAGCAGGCGACGTTGAAAAAGGATTCGCAGAATCTGATATCGTTGTTGAGGACACCTATGTGATCCCGCGAGTCCACCAGACTTACATGGAACCGCACGTCTCTGTTGCCAGTGCAGATTCGTCCGGCAAGGTTACTGTCTGGGCATCTACACAGGGTCCGTTTGCGATCCGATCCGGTATCGCTGGAACACTCGGTATCCCGTTGACGCAAATCAATGTCATCGGAACAACGATGGGTGGCGGCTTTGGCGGACGTTTCGGGGTTATCATCACGCACGTCCCCGCCGTGCTACTCTCGCAGAAAACAGGGCGTCCGGTGCGCGTGCAGATGACGCGTGAAGAGGAATTCACTGACGGTAGACCCGCACCTGGGTGCGTTATCAAACTGAAAACAGGTGCGACGAATGACGGGCGCATCCTCGCACGCGAGGCACTCGCCTTCTGGGATTCTGGCTCCGTCTCCGGCGCATCGATTGGAAGCACAATTCGGGTCCGTGGTGTCTACAAGATTCCGAATCTCAAGGTAGACGCTTACGGCGTTCATACTAACAAATCCGGCACAGCTGCTTATAGGGCACCAGGAGCCCCGCAAGCCATTTTCGCAGGTGAATCTCAACTTGATGAGATAGCAGAACGTATCGGTATGGATCCCGTTAAATTCCGTCTCATGAACATGCGCGAAGAAGGCGATGAAGTCCCAGCGGGTGGCAGTGAACCTAAAGTCGGTTATAAAGAGACCTTGGAGGCTGTCGCTGATGCTGCTGGATGGTGGGATCGGGAAGCCGATGAAAACCAAGGATGGGGGGTCGCTGTCGGTGATTGGACAAACGGTTGTGGCCCGGGTGGTGTTTATGTCTCTGTTCACGAGGATGGAAGTGTTCGTATCTTCCACGGGTCTATGGACATCACAGGTACGGATACTGCGATTTCGCAGATTATCGCCGAAATCCTGACTGTGCCTTATGAAAGTGTCACAATACGACGCGGCGATACGGATTCCGCACCGTATTCTACAGGGTCAGGTGGAAGCGTTGTAACGTTCACAATGGGGAACACCGCAAAATTGGCGGCTGAGGACGCGCACCGACGGATTCTCGAACTCGCTTCAGAACGGCTGAATACCAATGTGGAGAATCTTGAGCTCAAAGATGGAGCCGTCCACGTTATCAGCGCAGAACCACCGAAGTCTATCTCATTGGGCGAACTTGCGGCGTATAGCCTCTCCACGACTGGCGGTCCGATCGTCGGAAAAGGTTCCTTCGCACGGCAAGCCAGCACACCCGCACTCGCAGCACAGATTGCTAAAGTTGAAGTTGATCCCGGCACCGGTAGAACCAGAGTCCTCAAACTTGTTGCTTCGCAAGATGTCGGCTTCGCTATCAACCCAATGGCGGTTGAGGGTCAGATTGAAGGTGGAACAGTGCAAGGTTACGCATGGGCAATGATGGAAGAGATGCAGTACGGCGAAGAAGGGAACATCAATCCCGGCTTCGTCGATTACCGCGTCCCTACCTCTGCGGATCTCCCAACGGTGGAGTCTGTTATTGTTGAAGTGCCTGCACCGAACGGTCCGTATGGTGCCAAAGGGGTCGGCGAACCGCCTATCACGCCAACATTGGCAACGATGGCAAATGCTGTCAAAGATGCTATCGGCATACGGATTACCGAGCTGCCGATCAAACCTGAAAGAGTTGTTGATGCTTTGAAGAGCAACGGACACGGTGCGTAG